The stretch of DNA GTCGAATCCTTCTCCCGCCTGGACGACTTGATCGAGACCATTCGCGGCCTGGGCATCAAGTTCGCCGAAATTCACATGTAATTATTTGCAGACCACCGTCACGCTGCGGGTCTTGTAGTTGCCGACATCCTTGCCCAGGGTCTTGTCGCTTTCTTTCAGGGCCGGTGTGCCTTCGGTGCCGACAATCCGGTAGCCGGTGCCCGCGCAGGACGCATCAGCCTTTTCATAACAGCTGGCCCAGGAGTTGGCTTCGCCGGAGCAGTCGATGGCCAGTCCTTGTTCGCCGTTCTTCAGGACCGTGTCGGAAGTGGTGGTGCAGCCACCGGTAAGCGCCAGTACCGCAATCAGTGCCAGGATCTTGTTCATGTAGGAGTCGTCATCAGGGTGTTGGAGGGGAGCGCTGACACTGTCGTGGGGCGTTACAGGCGAGATTATAGCGAACCGCCATCAACGTACAGACAAACACAAAAAAGCCCCGTCAAACGAGGCTTGATTGGCGTTACCGCGGTGTTACTTGGTTTTCGGACGCTTGCTCGACGCGTGGCCGGCCTCATCCACAAACACTTCGGCCACGGCACAGGCTTGAGCTTCGGTAGCGAATGCGCCGGCAACGCTGTCGCCATGGAAGTTGATCAAGTGCCAGCCGTCCGCTCGCTTGGTGATCAGGTAGCCGTTCACGCCTTTTGGTTCTGACATCTATCAATCTCGTTGTCTGGTTCAAGGGCGTAATGATAGCGCCAAACGGCGTGGGGCGGCGCAAGTTGTTGCAGGTCAGTGCCGATCGCGATAAAGCATGCTAAAAAGGTTGGAGCCCTTTGAATGACGGGCACAAGCCGACGATTTCTAACAGCGGCGAAGGTACTTGATTGAATGCCGGCGGAACTTACGCCGACATTTTTTCTCTATGTTGACATCGCAACGCCAGCAGGACCCATTGTAAGGTGACTGCGGCCTGATTAGACTGCGCCGAATTTCGTACGCACAGCCCTTTGTAAGGACTCATATGATCAAGAAATGCTTGTTCCCAGCAGCCGGTTACGGCACTCGCTTCCTGCCAGCGACCAAGGCCATGCCCAAAGAAATGCTGCCGGTGGTGAACAAGCCACTGATCCAGTATGGCGTGGAAGAAGCACTGGATGCCGGCCTGAACGAAATCTCGATCGTGACCGGCCGTGGCAAACGCGCCCTGGAAGACCACTTCGACATCAGCTACGAGCTGGAAAACCAGATCAAGGGCACCGACAAGGAAAAATACCTGGTCGGCATCCGTAAGCTGCTCGACGAGTGCTCGTTCTCCTACACCCGCCAGACCCAAATGAAAGGCCTGGGGCACGCGATCCTGACCGGTCGTCCGCTGATCGGTGACGAACCGTTCGCCGTTGTACTGGCCGATGACCTGTGTGTAAACCTGGAAGGCGACGGCGTCCTGACCCAGATGGTCAAGCTGTACCAGAAGTACCGTTGCACCATCGTCGCGGTTCAAGAGGTCGATCCTCAGGAAACCAACAAGTACGGCGTGATTGCCGGCGACGATATCGGTGATGGCCTGATCCGCGTACGCGACATGGTTGAAAAGCCAGCGCCGGAAGATGCTCCGTCGAACCTGGCGATCATCGGCCGCTACATCCTGACCCCTGACATCTTCAAGCTGATCGAAGAAACCGAGCCAGGCAAGGGTGGCGAGATCCAGATCACCGACGCCCTGCTGAAGCAGGCAAAAGACGGTTGCGTGATTGCCTACAAGTTCAAGGGTCGTCGTTTTGACTGCGGTGGCGCTGAAGGCTACATCGAAGCGACCAACTTCTGCTACGAGCACTTCTACAAGACTGGCAAGGCTTACTGATTCATCGTTGCCAGCCCGTTGAAAAAGCCTGCGAGTCGAAAGACCGCAGGTTTTTTTATGCCTTGCCCAAATAGCGGCTGGGGGCTTCGCCCAGTACCCGCTTGAACATTGCACCAAACGCATTGCCGTTGGCATAGCCCATGTCCCGTGCAATAGCCCCCAATGGTCGGCCTTGGGCTAACTGGCAAACGGCTTCGGCAATCCGTAGCTGCTGGCGCCATTGGTTGAAGCTCAGCCCGGTTTCATCCCGAAACCGCCGGCGCAGGGTGCGCACGCTGGCGCCGATGGATTCACTCCAGTCTTCCAGGGTGGCCGGGTTCGCCGGGTCTTCCAGAAGCATTTCACACACACTGAGCACGCGTTTGTCCCGGGGCAATGGCAGGCTGCAGCCTTCGGTTTGAGTCGCGGATATCAACTGGTGCAGCAGCAATGGCGTGAGCAGGGCAGTGTGGGCGTCGGGTGCGAGCATGCCCAGAATCAGCTCCCGCAGCAGCGGCTCTACCCTGATCAATCGGCAGGATTGCCACGCCGTGGGTAATTGATCGCTTTCCACGTACAGTGCGCGCATCGCAACCTCACCGACCATGTGCAATTCATGGTCGACACCCGGCGCAATCCAAAAGCCGTATGCCGGCGGGACGGTCCAGGCGCCCATGCGGGTCAACACCCGGATCACGCCTTGGGTGGCGTGCACCAGTTGGCCATATTCATGGCTGTGCCAAATCTCTCGTGCGCCATCGACATAGTCATGGGCCCGAACCCGTAATTCCTCGCTGGTGCTGCGAGCGGGCGCCCCAAAGCGTTTACGCCAGATGTTGTCCAATCAAGAATGATTCCTGAGATGTAGGTTGGAACGGTCATTAATTGACCCGTGCGCGTAGAAGAATGACCGGATCTTTAACGCGATTCAATATTAAATAAGAACGATTAACAAAAAGACTTTTCAAGGAATCGTCATGTCCGGTGCGTTGTCTTCTCCTCCGTTTTACCTTTCCAGGCTGGCGCTGGTGGTGTTGGCGCTTGCTCCTGTTGTGTGGGCCGATGACGCGCCCATCGTGTTGAAGGACACCGCGGTGACAGCCGCCGAGGCCGAGCCGGCAGACGGCGTGGTGCCAGGCTATGTGGCGCGCAACACCACCGTGGGCACCAAAACCGGCGCGCCGATCGTGGAGACGCCGCAATCGATCTCGGTGGTCAGCCGCCAGCAGATGGATGACCAGGCGGCGCAAACCGTCGACCAGGCATTGCGCTACACACCAGGGGTTTACTCCCAGGATAACGACCTGCGGTTTGACCAGTTGAGCATTCGCGGCTTCGATGCCGACTCCTACCTCGACGGGCTCAAGCTCAATCGCACGACCTGGTTCGCTACGCCTCGGGTCGACCCTTGGTTTCTGGAGCGCATCGACGTGCTGCGCGGGCCAGCTTCCGTGCTGTACGGCCAGAGCGGGCCGGGCGGCCTGGTGGACATGCAGAGCAAGCGGCCGACGGATGAGCCACTGCACGTGTTGCAAATGAGCGTGGGCAATGACAACCGCTATCAGGCCGGCTTCGATTTTGGCGGGCGCCTGGACGAGCAGGGCGATGTGACCTATCGGCTGACCGGGCTGGGCCGCATGGCCGATACCCAGACCGATCACATCAAGGACCAGCGCATCGCCATCGCGCCGGCCATCACCTGGAACATCGACGACGACACCAGCCTGACCCTGCTGGCCAACTATCAATACGACCCGGAAGGTGGGCTGTTCAACCCGGTACCCGCGTATGGCACCGCGCTGCACAACCCGAATGGGCGCTTGCGCCCCGATGATTACCTGGGCGACCCGGACCGCGATCGCTTCAAGCGCAATCAGTTTTCCCTGGGCTACGCGTTCAGCCACCGGTTCAACGACACCTGGAGCTTTCGCCAGCACCTGCGCTATATGCATGATGACGTCGACTACTACCAGACTTCCCTCACCGGGCCGCTGGACGCCAACCTTGCCACCGCGCCGCTGTGGGCCAACGTCAATCATGAGCACCTTGGCCAGTTCGCCCTTGATAACCAGTTGCAGTCCGACTTCAGCACCGGCCCGGTCAAGCACACTGTGCTGATGGGGGCGGACTTCCAGCGGCTGTTGCAGACCATCAACCGGGGCGCTCAGTATTTCCCGAGTGCGATCAATATCTACAACCCCGACTTCAGCGCCTTGCCGAGGGTGCCGGTGTCCATCAACCAATACACCACCCAGAGCCAGTTTGGCGTGTACCTGCAGGACCAGCTCAGCTTCGACCATTGGCGCTGGCTGATCGGTGTGCGGCAAGACTGGGCGCGTACCTACGACAATCAGGACAGCGCGTTGACCGGCGCCAACCTGAGCAACACGCGCCAGCACGACGAGAAACTCACCTGGCGTTCGGGCCTGAGCTACGTGTTTGATAACGGCGTTGCGCCGTATGTCAGCTACAGCGAATCGTTCCAGCCGCAACTGGGCACTGACCGGCTGGGCGCGACATTTGTGCCGACCACCGGCAAGCAGTACGAAGCCGGCGTTAAATACCAGCCTGTGGGCTCCCGCAGCCTGTACAGCGCGGCAGTGTTCGACCTGCGTCAGCAAAACGTCCTGACCACCGACGATGTCGACCCCAATTTTGCCACCCAGAAAGGCGAAATCCGCTCCCGCGGCATCGAGCTGGAAGCCCATGCCGAGGTCACCTCGAACCTCAGCCTGATCGGTTTTTACACCTGGATGGACCAGCGCATCCTCAAATCCAATGACGGCGACCAGGGCGAACACCCGACCGGCATCCCGGGCAAGAGTGCCTCGCTGTGGGCGGACTACACCTTCCACGACGGCCCGCTGCAGGGCGTCGGTTTCGCGGCGGGTGCGCGCTATTTCGGGCCGAGCTACGGCAGCGCCGACAACACGCTGGAGGTGTCATCGCGCACGCTGTTTGATGCCGCGGCGCACTATGACGTGCAGAACTGGCGCCTGGCCCTCAACGCCAGCAACCTGTTCAACAAGGAATACCTGGCCTACTGCAGCAACGGTTTCCTTTGCTACTGGGGCGCAACCCGTTCGTTGCAGGCCAGCGCGACGTATCGCTGGTAAGGCGCTGACCTCTGGCGCGGCAGCAGGTATGCTGTTGTCCTGCCGAGGAGAGTGAAATGGCCTACGATTTTGACCTTTATGTAATTGGTGCCGGTTCCGGCGGTGTGCGCGCTGCACGATTCGCTGCGGGTTTTGGCGCCAAAGTGGCAGTGGCTGAAAGCCGCTACCTGGGCGGTACCTGCGTGAATGTGGGCTGCGTGCCGAAGAAGCTGTTGGTATACGGCGCGCATTTCGCCGAAGACTTCGAGCAGGCCAGCGGTTTTGGCTGGTCCCTGGGTGAGGCGAATTTCGATTGGGCGACCCTGATCGCCAACAAGGATCGTGAAATCAACCGTCTCAATGGCATCTACCGCAACCTGCTGGTCAACAGCGGCGTGACCCTGCACGAAGGGCATGCGCGGCTGGTGGACCCGCACCAGGTAGAAATCAACGGCGAGCGTTTTACCGCCAAACACATTCTGGTAGCCACCGGTGGCTGGCCGCAGATCCCGGACATCCCGGGGCGCGAGCACGCCATTGGCTCCAATGAGGCGTTTTTCCTCAAGGAGCTGCCCAAGCGTGTGCTGGTAGTCGGCGGTGGCTATATCGCCGTCGAGTTCGCCGGGATTTTCCATGGCCTGGGCGCACAGACTTCGCTGCTGTATCGCGGCGACCTGTTCCTGCGCGGTTTTGACGGCTCGGTGCGTACGCACTTGAAGGAGGAGCTGACCAAGCGTGGCCTGGACCTGCAGTTCAACGCCGACATCGAGCGTATCGACAAGCAGGCCGATGGCAGCCTCAAGGCCACCTTGAAAGATGGCCGCGTGCTGGAAGCCGATTGCGTGTTCTACGCCACTGGCCGACGCCCGATGCTCGATAACCTGGGGCTGGAAAACACTGGCGTCAAGTTGGACAAGCGCGGCTTTGTCGAAGTGGATGAGCTGTACCAGACCGCCGAACCGTCGATCCTGGCGATTGGTGATGTGATCGGCCGCGTGCAACTGACGCCAGTGGCCCTGGCTGAAGGCATGGCCGTGGCACGTCGCTTGTTCAAGCCTGAGCAATATCGTCCGGTGGACTACGCGATGATCCCGACGGCGGTGTTCAGCCTGCCGAATATCGGCACCGTGGGCCTCAGCGAAGAGCAGGCCCGTGAAGACGGGCACAAGGTGCAGGTGTTCGAAAGCCGCTTCCGGCCGATGAAACTGACCCTGACCGACTGCCAGGAAAAGACCCTGATGAAGCTGGTGGTCGACGCCGAGACCGACAAGGTCCTGGGTTGCCACATGGTCGGCCCCGACGCTGGCGAGATCGTGCAGGGCCTGGCGATCGCGCTCAAGGCGGGCGCGACCAAGCAGCATTTCGATGAAACCATCGGCGTGCACCCAACAGCGGCGGAAGAATTCGTCACCATGCGCACGCCAGTGGCGCAGTAATCAGCCCTCGGTAGTTGCTTCCGGCACCGTCGCAACGACGGCTGCCAGGCGCAGCGCATCAATACTGGCCTGGGCCTTGACCAGGTCCAGTTCCAGGGTTTTGTTGGCCTTCTGATGCTCGGCCAGCGTTTCCTGGCGCGCCTGATTCTCCAGTTGGGCAACCCGCAAGCGCTCCTGCAGCAGGGTGCGCTCGCTGTCGATCACACTCACTTGTTCGCTTAATTGGCGCTGCTGTTCACGGTCCTGGCGAGCCTGTTCCTGCAGTGCGCTCAATTCCTTCACGGTCACCCGATGCTCGATCAGCAGGCGCTCATTATCGCGGTGCAACTGAGTGATTTCATCCTGGCGCACCATCGCGCTCTGCTGGGCCTGGCGCAGCTCTGCCTGGACCTGCTGCAACTGGCCTTCATGGCGACGCTGTTCCTGCTCACGCTGGTCCTTGATCGCATTGCGGTAATGCTCCAGGGCGTCCCGGGCATGCAGGTGCTTTTCTTCCAGTGAGCGAATCTGCTCGTCCTTGTCGTTGATCCGCAACTCGTAATCGCTGCACGCCTGGCTCAGCCCGGCGTTGCGGGTTTGCTCGGTTTGCAGGCTGGAGCGAGTGCTTTGCAAGGCCGCGCTTTCATCGGCCAGGGCGGCGGACTGGATATCGAACTGCTGCTTGAGCTGGGAGTGGGCCGCTTCCAGCTCCTCAACCTGGGCGAGCAGGGCGGTTTTCTGTTGCTGGAACTGCGCCAGGGCCAGGTCGATAGGCTCCTGGGCCTTCTCCTTCAGGCGCTGGGCCAGTCGCGCCACCAGTTCACCCAGTTCGTCGTCAATGGGCGCTTCGGTGATGGTCTGGCGGGTTTCGCTTTCGTCCAGCTCCTTCAGATAGCGATGAATCGTGGTTTTCGAGCCGGTATTGCCCATCTCGATGCGTACTGCATCGATGCTCGGGTTTTCGCCACGGGCAAGGATCGCCAGGCGTGCCGTTTGAACTACTGCTTTATTGATGCCGCCGCGAGCCATGGAGTCTCCGTCGATTTAGTACTGTGGTACGTAGTATGTATATACGTACTATATCACGATTATTTTAAAGTCGAAATTGATGATTTATCAGATGGGATATTGGCGTATTATCCCGTGTGATACAGGTTTTGAAATGGACAACAGCCAATGGCAGTACAGGCATGAGTGAGCTGGACCGTTATCTGAATGCGGCCACCCGCGATAACACCCGCCGCAGCTATCGAGCGGCAATCGAGCATTTCGAGGTGAATTGGGGTGGATTCCTGCCGGCGACCAGCGACAGCGTGGCGCGCTATCTGGTGGCGCATGCGGGCGTGCTGTCGGTCAACACGTTGAAGCTGCGGTTATCGGCGCTGGCCCAGTGGCACACCAGCCAGGGGTTTCCTGATCCGACCAAGGCGCCAGTGGTGCGCAAAGTCCTGAAAGGCATTCGCGCCCTGCACCCGGCTCAGGAAAAACAGGCGGAGCCATTACAGCTGCAGCACCTGGAGCAGGTCATCCAGTTCCTCGAACAGGAAGGCCACGACGCCCGAGGCGCAGAAGACCATCCCCGATGGCTGCGGGCCAAGCGTGACGCAGCGTTGATCCTGCTGGGTTTCTGGCGTGGCTTTCGCAGCGATGAGTTGTGCCGGCTGAATATCGAGCACGTGCAGGCGGTGCCCGGTTCGGGCATCACCCTGTATCTACCGCGCAGCAAAAGTGATCGGGAAAATATCGGCCGCACCTACCAGACGCCGGCGCTGCTGCGGCTGTGCCCGGTGCAGGCCTACAGCGAATGGCTCAGCGCTTCAGCGCTGGTGCGCGGCCCGGTGTTTCGCGGCATTGATCGCTGGGGCAACCTGGGCGAGGAGGGCTTGCACGCCAACAGCGTGATCCCGCTATTGCGCCAGGCGCTGGAGCGCGCCGGGATTGCGGCCGATCAGTACACCAGCCACTCCCTGCGCCGGGGCTTCGCTACCTGGGCTCATCGCAGTGGCTGGGACTTGAAGTCGTTGATGACTTACGTCGGCTGGAAAGACATGAAATCGGCCATGCGCTATGTTGAAGCGACGCCCTTTCTCGGCATGACCCGGGCATCCCTCGAGTGATTCAAGGTTTCTTCTATTAATACAGTCTCTTGATAGTGAAAACCAATCGTCAGCATCAGGTTTGCCAATGAGCCATCGGCCAGGAGAGTGGGTAGGATTCACCTCATCAACTTACTAAGCCCTTCTACAAACCTGACGGAGAGTCAACGATGCCTATCATCAACAGCCAAGTAAAACCGTTCAAAGCTACCGCCTACAAAAACGGCAACTTCGTAGACGTGACTGATGCTGACCTGAAAGGCAAATGGTCTGTCGTCTTCTTCTACCCAGCCGACTTCACCTTCGTCTGCCCAACCGAACTGGAAGACCTGGCTGACAACTACGCCGAATTCCAGAAACTGGGCGTCGAAATCTACAGCGTTTCCACCGACACCCACTTTGCCCACGCTGCCTGGCACAACACCTCGCCAGCCATTGGCAAAATCCAGTACACCATGATCGGCGACCCGACCCTGACCATCTCCCGCAACTTCGACGTGCTGATCGAAGAAGCTGGCCTGGCAGACCGTGGCACCTTCGTGATCAACCCTGAAGGCCAGATCAAAATCGTTGAACTGAACGATGGCGGCGTTGGCCGTGACGCTTCCGAGCTGCTGCGCAAAATCAAGGCGGCCCAGTACGTTGCTGCTCACCCGGGCGAAGTCTGCCCAGCCAAGTGGAAAGAAGGCGAGGCCACCCTGGCTCCGTCCCTGGACCTGGTCGGCAAGATCTAAGTCTGTGAAATGCCAAGGGCGGGTTACCGCACCTAAGTAAGCTGCATCCGCCCTCGAAACGCCCGGGCGAGATTCGCTCGGGCGTTTTTTTGTCTGCAATAAACCGAATTAATAGGAAATCGCCCGTATGTTGGACGCCAATCTTAAAGCTCAGTTGAAGTCATACCTGGAACGGGTCACCCAGCCGATCGAGATCGTCGCCTCCCTCGATGACGGTGCGAAATCCCAGGAAATGCTTGCCCTCTTGCAGGATGTAGCCAGCCTTTCGACGCTGATTACCCTGAAAAGCGATGGCAATGATGCGCGCAAGCCATCGTTCTCCATCAACCGCCCGGGTGCCGATATCAGCCTGCGTTTTGCCGGCATCCCAATGGGCCATGAATTCACTTCGCTGGTGTTGGCGCTGCTGCAAGTCGGCGGCCACCCCTCGAAGGCCAGTGTCGAAGTGATTGAACAGATTCGCGCCCTTAAAGGCGAGTTCAGCTTCGAGACTTACTTCTCGCTGTCGTGCCAGAACTGCCCGGACGTGGTCCAGGCGCTGAACCTGATGGCAGTATTGAACCCGAACATCCGCCACGTCGCCATCGACGGTGCGCTGTTCCAGGCAGAAGTCGATGATCGTCAGATCATGGCCGTGCCCAGCGTTTACTTGAATGGTGTGAACTTCGGCCAGGGCCGCATGGGCCTGGAAGAAATCCTCGCCAAGCTCGACACCAGCGGTATCGAAAAAGCCGCCGAGAAAATCAGCGCCAAAGATGCGTTCGACGTACTTGTCGTCGGCGGTGGCCCAGCGGGTTCGGCAGCGGCTATCTACGCTGCACGTAAAGGCATCCGTACCGGTGTTGCAGCCGAGCGCTTCGGCGGGCAGGTGCTGGACACCATGTCGATCGAGAACTTTATCTCGGTACAGGAAACCGAAGGGCCGAAACTCGCCAGCGCCCTGGAGGCCCACGTGCGTCAGTACGACGTGGACATCATGAACCTGCAGCGTGCTACTGCGCTGATCCCGGCGAAAAACAACGGTGAGCTGCACGAAATCCGTTTCGAAAGCGGTGCGACCCTCAAGTCCAAGACCGTGATCCTGGCCACCGGTGCCCGCTGGCGCGAAATGGGTGTACCGGGTGAGCAGGAATACAAGGCCAAGGGCGTGTGCTTCTGCCCGCACTGCGACGGCCCGCTGTTCAAGGGCAAGCGCGTGGCGGTGATCGGCGGCGGTAACTCCGGCGTTGAAGCAGCCATCGACCTGGCCGGTATCGTCAGCCACGTGACCTTGCTTGAGTTTGACAGCAAGTTGCGCGCCGACGCCGTGTTGCAGCGCAAGCTGTACAGCCTGCCGAACGTTGACGTGATTACCAGCGCGCTGACCAGTGAGGTCAAGGGGGATGGCCAGAAAGTTACCGGCCTGGCCTACAAGGATCGCGACAGTGGCGAGTTCAAGACTATCGACCTGGAAGGCATCTTTGTACAGATCGGTTTGCTGCCCAACACCGACTGGCTCAAAGGCACTGTGGAGTTGACTCCACGTGGCGAGATCATCGTCGATGCACGTGGTGAGACTTCGCTGCCAGGCGTTTTTGCCGCCGGCGACGTAACGACTGTGCCGTACAAGCAGATCGTGATTGCAGTAGGCGAGGGCGCCAAGGCTTCCCTGAGTGCTTTCGATCACCTGATCCGCACTTCCGCCCCGGCGTAAATTCCGGCCCGGAAATGAAAAACCCCATGAGTGATCATGGGGTTTTTTATTGCCGGCGGAACCTTACAGCGGCGTTGGCTGAATGATTTCAACCCAGTACGCATCCGGGTCTTTCACGAAGGCCAGGCTTTTCATGCGGCCGTCACTCAGGCGCTTCTGGAAGTCGCAGCCCAGTTCTTCAAAGCGCGCGCAGGCAGCAACGATGTCCGGCACCGAGATGCAGATATGGCCAAAGCCACGCGGGTCGGTGTTGCCGTTGTGGTAGGCAAAGTCCGCGTCGTTTTCGGTGCCGTGGTTGTGGGTCAGTTCGAGGATGCCCGGGATCGACTTCATCCACTGGGTGCGGGCGGCAGCGTCGGCCGGGATCTGGGCCTTGTCGACCAGGGCCAGGAAGTACAGGCTGAATTCGGCTTCCGGGAAGTCACGTTTTTCAACCAGGGAAAAACCCAGTACGCGGGTGTAGAAATCCAGCGACTTGGTGATGTCCTTGACCCGCAGCATGGTGTGGTTGAATACGAAGTTCGTGGTGGCGGCGTCAGGCTGGGCGGTGACGCCCGGGAAAGTGTTCAGTTCGTGCAGGCTCATGGGCCCTCCAGAGAAAAATGGGGCAAACGTGGCTCCGGTTGGAGCATCCCTTGGCTTGCGGCTGGCATCCGTGCAGCCGGTCCATGATACGCAGCCCTGCCGGTTGCGCCAAATGAAAAAGGTCACGCAACCCTTGCGGCCAGCGGGTGCAGGGGCCCAAACTTTGTCGCTTGAACCTTGAGTGTTTTTCGTAATGACCGGAT from Pseudomonas sp. NC02 encodes:
- the galU gene encoding UTP--glucose-1-phosphate uridylyltransferase GalU; the protein is MIKKCLFPAAGYGTRFLPATKAMPKEMLPVVNKPLIQYGVEEALDAGLNEISIVTGRGKRALEDHFDISYELENQIKGTDKEKYLVGIRKLLDECSFSYTRQTQMKGLGHAILTGRPLIGDEPFAVVLADDLCVNLEGDGVLTQMVKLYQKYRCTIVAVQEVDPQETNKYGVIAGDDIGDGLIRVRDMVEKPAPEDAPSNLAIIGRYILTPDIFKLIEETEPGKGGEIQITDALLKQAKDGCVIAYKFKGRRFDCGGAEGYIEATNFCYEHFYKTGKAY
- a CDS encoding helix-turn-helix domain-containing protein, encoding MDNIWRKRFGAPARSTSEELRVRAHDYVDGAREIWHSHEYGQLVHATQGVIRVLTRMGAWTVPPAYGFWIAPGVDHELHMVGEVAMRALYVESDQLPTAWQSCRLIRVEPLLRELILGMLAPDAHTALLTPLLLHQLISATQTEGCSLPLPRDKRVLSVCEMLLEDPANPATLEDWSESIGASVRTLRRRFRDETGLSFNQWRQQLRIAEAVCQLAQGRPLGAIARDMGYANGNAFGAMFKRVLGEAPSRYLGKA
- a CDS encoding TonB-dependent siderophore receptor encodes the protein MSGALSSPPFYLSRLALVVLALAPVVWADDAPIVLKDTAVTAAEAEPADGVVPGYVARNTTVGTKTGAPIVETPQSISVVSRQQMDDQAAQTVDQALRYTPGVYSQDNDLRFDQLSIRGFDADSYLDGLKLNRTTWFATPRVDPWFLERIDVLRGPASVLYGQSGPGGLVDMQSKRPTDEPLHVLQMSVGNDNRYQAGFDFGGRLDEQGDVTYRLTGLGRMADTQTDHIKDQRIAIAPAITWNIDDDTSLTLLANYQYDPEGGLFNPVPAYGTALHNPNGRLRPDDYLGDPDRDRFKRNQFSLGYAFSHRFNDTWSFRQHLRYMHDDVDYYQTSLTGPLDANLATAPLWANVNHEHLGQFALDNQLQSDFSTGPVKHTVLMGADFQRLLQTINRGAQYFPSAINIYNPDFSALPRVPVSINQYTTQSQFGVYLQDQLSFDHWRWLIGVRQDWARTYDNQDSALTGANLSNTRQHDEKLTWRSGLSYVFDNGVAPYVSYSESFQPQLGTDRLGATFVPTTGKQYEAGVKYQPVGSRSLYSAAVFDLRQQNVLTTDDVDPNFATQKGEIRSRGIELEAHAEVTSNLSLIGFYTWMDQRILKSNDGDQGEHPTGIPGKSASLWADYTFHDGPLQGVGFAAGARYFGPSYGSADNTLEVSSRTLFDAAAHYDVQNWRLALNASNLFNKEYLAYCSNGFLCYWGATRSLQASATYRW
- the gorA gene encoding glutathione-disulfide reductase; amino-acid sequence: MAYDFDLYVIGAGSGGVRAARFAAGFGAKVAVAESRYLGGTCVNVGCVPKKLLVYGAHFAEDFEQASGFGWSLGEANFDWATLIANKDREINRLNGIYRNLLVNSGVTLHEGHARLVDPHQVEINGERFTAKHILVATGGWPQIPDIPGREHAIGSNEAFFLKELPKRVLVVGGGYIAVEFAGIFHGLGAQTSLLYRGDLFLRGFDGSVRTHLKEELTKRGLDLQFNADIERIDKQADGSLKATLKDGRVLEADCVFYATGRRPMLDNLGLENTGVKLDKRGFVEVDELYQTAEPSILAIGDVIGRVQLTPVALAEGMAVARRLFKPEQYRPVDYAMIPTAVFSLPNIGTVGLSEEQAREDGHKVQVFESRFRPMKLTLTDCQEKTLMKLVVDAETDKVLGCHMVGPDAGEIVQGLAIALKAGATKQHFDETIGVHPTAAEEFVTMRTPVAQ
- a CDS encoding DNA-binding protein, producing the protein MARGGINKAVVQTARLAILARGENPSIDAVRIEMGNTGSKTTIHRYLKELDESETRQTITEAPIDDELGELVARLAQRLKEKAQEPIDLALAQFQQQKTALLAQVEELEAAHSQLKQQFDIQSAALADESAALQSTRSSLQTEQTRNAGLSQACSDYELRINDKDEQIRSLEEKHLHARDALEHYRNAIKDQREQEQRRHEGQLQQVQAELRQAQQSAMVRQDEITQLHRDNERLLIEHRVTVKELSALQEQARQDREQQRQLSEQVSVIDSERTLLQERLRVAQLENQARQETLAEHQKANKTLELDLVKAQASIDALRLAAVVATVPEATTEG
- a CDS encoding site-specific integrase; this encodes MSELDRYLNAATRDNTRRSYRAAIEHFEVNWGGFLPATSDSVARYLVAHAGVLSVNTLKLRLSALAQWHTSQGFPDPTKAPVVRKVLKGIRALHPAQEKQAEPLQLQHLEQVIQFLEQEGHDARGAEDHPRWLRAKRDAALILLGFWRGFRSDELCRLNIEHVQAVPGSGITLYLPRSKSDRENIGRTYQTPALLRLCPVQAYSEWLSASALVRGPVFRGIDRWGNLGEEGLHANSVIPLLRQALERAGIAADQYTSHSLRRGFATWAHRSGWDLKSLMTYVGWKDMKSAMRYVEATPFLGMTRASLE
- the ahpC gene encoding alkyl hydroperoxide reductase subunit C, which gives rise to MPIINSQVKPFKATAYKNGNFVDVTDADLKGKWSVVFFYPADFTFVCPTELEDLADNYAEFQKLGVEIYSVSTDTHFAHAAWHNTSPAIGKIQYTMIGDPTLTISRNFDVLIEEAGLADRGTFVINPEGQIKIVELNDGGVGRDASELLRKIKAAQYVAAHPGEVCPAKWKEGEATLAPSLDLVGKI
- the ahpF gene encoding alkyl hydroperoxide reductase subunit F produces the protein MLDANLKAQLKSYLERVTQPIEIVASLDDGAKSQEMLALLQDVASLSTLITLKSDGNDARKPSFSINRPGADISLRFAGIPMGHEFTSLVLALLQVGGHPSKASVEVIEQIRALKGEFSFETYFSLSCQNCPDVVQALNLMAVLNPNIRHVAIDGALFQAEVDDRQIMAVPSVYLNGVNFGQGRMGLEEILAKLDTSGIEKAAEKISAKDAFDVLVVGGGPAGSAAAIYAARKGIRTGVAAERFGGQVLDTMSIENFISVQETEGPKLASALEAHVRQYDVDIMNLQRATALIPAKNNGELHEIRFESGATLKSKTVILATGARWREMGVPGEQEYKAKGVCFCPHCDGPLFKGKRVAVIGGGNSGVEAAIDLAGIVSHVTLLEFDSKLRADAVLQRKLYSLPNVDVITSALTSEVKGDGQKVTGLAYKDRDSGEFKTIDLEGIFVQIGLLPNTDWLKGTVELTPRGEIIVDARGETSLPGVFAAGDVTTVPYKQIVIAVGEGAKASLSAFDHLIRTSAPA
- the gloA gene encoding lactoylglutathione lyase; this translates as MSLHELNTFPGVTAQPDAATTNFVFNHTMLRVKDITKSLDFYTRVLGFSLVEKRDFPEAEFSLYFLALVDKAQIPADAAARTQWMKSIPGILELTHNHGTENDADFAYHNGNTDPRGFGHICISVPDIVAACARFEELGCDFQKRLSDGRMKSLAFVKDPDAYWVEIIQPTPL